Proteins from a genomic interval of Schistosoma mansoni strain Puerto Rico chromosome 2, complete genome:
- a CDS encoding family M13 unassigned peptidase (M13 family), giving the protein MAKTDLSKSKYRVFSRTTSNFARRINARSHQLENCEMLPESISRVKCQLDSIESDMHRLFEAFNHIVDRNITLQSYECLLESELKPAMDQGYVVMDKLESCEKQEKSNQSKIDVLTTDLRNMDISLNEAKQHLVEYRSQLVRKKVLLNTKKKTREADIANKTKENESFISERQHLKTRLSETAQENSSIVEQINLEEQRLQTISKNHVHVEELNKSLLEISQMVFTKAPFPT; this is encoded by the exons ATGGCAAAAACTGATTTATCAAAATCTAAAT ATAGAGTCTTCTCGCGAACGACTTCAAACTTTGCTCGAAGAATA AATGCACGATCGCATCAACTTGAAAATTGTGAAATGTTACCTGAATCAATTTCAAGAGTGAAGTGTCAACTTGATTCAATTGAATCAGATATGCATAGATTATTTGAAGCCTTTAATCATATTGTGGATCGTAATATAACACTTCAAAGCTATGAATGTTTACTGGAGTCAGAATTGAAACCAGCAATGGATCAGGGGTATGTGGTGATGGATAAACTTGAATCATGTGAAAAACAAGAGAAG AGTAATCAAAGTAAAATTGATGTTCTAACTACAGATTTGAGAAATATGGATATTTCGTTAAATGAAGCTAAACAACACTTAGTGGAATATCGATCACAACTAGTAAGAAAAAAAGTATTGTTGAATACTAAAAAAAAG ACACGTGAAGCTGATATCGCCAACAAGACAAAGGAGAACGAATCATTTATATCTGAACGACAACATTTGAAAACCCGATTATCCGAAACAGCCCAAGAAAATTCTTCTATTGTTGAGCAAATCAATTTAGAAGAACAAAGGCTTCAGACG ATCTCGAAAAATCATGTCCACGTTGAAGAGCTTAACAAATCGTTATTGGAAATAAGCCAAATGGTTTTTACTAAGGCACCTTTTCCTACATGA